The DNA sequence TGAACTGGCCGATCATAGGGAGGCGGGGGAAGATGTTACAATTTTGGAAGACTACGGCGGCGTtaccaaaaataaaatcaacGGTGCCATAAATGTGACAGTCGCTGTAGAATTGACGCATAGAATGGGCGTAGAGTGTGTCTTGATAGCCCTCAAAGCTGCACATGTAGAAGGCTGATAAGTCGGCTCCGCTTCTAAGAGCAACTGCTTGGTGCTTGCTTGGTCCTGCTGTATTTCGAAATGTTATGTTCACTGCTACAAAACCTTGTCCCACCACAGCTACAAAATTATACACCACTACTCTTTAAAGTTACTCCatataataatagataataaacTCAGTTGAAATTACTTAATCACTTTAATATACATCgattagaataaaaattaagatttttattaaattatttatcacAAAAATTTTATGCAAGCTAAGACTTTCttctaaatatttatatttttttaaataaaattatttataattaattttatataaaattaataattaaaaataattacatattaaattatttaataattttaataatatatatatatatatatatatatatatatatatatatatatatattcattctCTTTCATCTAATCATATTATAGGTGTGAACTAAATATGCGTATGATGCAAATAAAGGTATCGTCAGTGTATGCATTGCATGGCTTGGTACATATGCATAGATCTATAATTATTTCTGAATTCCAATAATAGTGGATTGCTGTTCAAGTTCAGAATATATAAATTGTTTGGCTAATTCTATGATGTTTATGAATTAGTGTCTAAATTTTGcctaatttatcttttatagtaaattttaattttttaaaaattatttactgttatatcttttaaattaaatattattttttaacctTTTTTAGTAAATAGGCAACATCTTTTAGGCACCATAGCATTTATCAAATTGTTTTTGCTTACCAAAAGTTGCTGAGTTGAACGTTGTAGAGCCATCGACAACATTGCGCTCGCCGGTGATAATTGTCTGGTTGATTCCGTCTCCAACTAGCATCAAGTGTTTCTTGTTCTTCGCAATGGACACATACTCTTCATACACACCTTTCTTAATGAAAACAAGGAAGTAGCCATCACTGGAAGCCGTGTTATTTGGCGCCGCAGCTATGGCTGCGTTGATGGTGGTGAAATTTCCGCTTCCGTCCTTGCTAACAACCACCATGTCCCTTACATTTACGCTTTCCTATCATGCACAAATACAATTGTTGGATATTGAATATAAGGGTATAATGGTAATATGACACTACAAGTCAAAATAGATATAGGAGAAAACTCATATATAATCGGTTTTACCTGAAATTGATAACTAAGagttgttagatgaaaatttaatcaaattatttaaattaattctcAACTATCAATTTCACGTAAAATTGACTGCAACTAATTTTCACCGTACATATATGTTATGGTGCAATTTCCATATTGCAAAATGACCATCACAGTCAAAACATGTCACGTATCATAGTTTGGGCATCTTATATATATGGTAAGTAAAAATAAGGAAGTATTGAGCATGATAAAGACCGCTACTACATACTCACCGTCTGAAGCAGTTTCCTCAGGTGGTGGTGGCGGCCGTGGTTTCCATGGCGGCCTCTACCCGAATCATACATGTCACGTACTCGTTTCGGCATCTTATACGGTAAACGACCATTTTGTTTCCATGAATGTTTGATTTTCTTCTCAGGAGCCCAACCCCTCCTGAACAAACACAAGGACATGCTATGGAGCTTGGTATCATTAGAGAGCATTGAAGAAAGAGAACTCTTCACTCTTTCATCGGAAGCTGTCGTTTGAAGACCATCCAAACATGTTTGTTGGTTCGTCAAAGTAGCACTGAGCTGTGTCACAATGTCTTCAGCATGTGAAGATTGAAGAACATTGCTGGATTTATTAACCGTCTCTTGTGTGTTGTACAAGAAATCCAAGTTTAGTTCAGCGAGGAATCTACAATCTTGGAGGGCTCGAATCGTGTTTTGATCGTAAGATGATCCATCCTGGAGATATGAGTCCATTAAATTCAAGAAGCTGTGTGATTGTGACACTGATTTTTGGACGCAAATTCGACCGTAGTCATAACCGTTGCCGTATTGGTTTGCAAGCAGGGTTTTGCAATAAGCAGGGTCTTCTGTGGTGTCACAAAATGTTGCTGGTGGAACAGTATTGTTGTAATAATAATGTTTGGCCATGGATAAAGagggaaagaaagaaagcattaCAACAAAGAGGGTAAGAAAAGAGGAATGCATCTTCTTCAAAGCCATTGTTGGATATAGCATGGGATATAAAGTTTTGGACCTCTTTATATAATGAGTGAATATAATGGGGGACATTAATTAGTTATAGGAAGTCAACTACATGgaataaatttaatttggttACTTAAGGTTGATATGTGTGGCTACCGCGAAGTTAGTCAATATTATTCCAATGAATCAACGAGAAAATATTTAGTTAATGCTCTTGGAATATATTCATATGAACAGTCattaatttgatatataattgtGCATGTATTGAAATATTCCCTTGGAACGGAttacattattttatttataagttTTGAAATATTCACTTGTTCAAATTCCTTCCGGGACTATTGCTTGGTGCATTACATAGTTGATTTATTTCTACACCATGTGTattaaacatatatatacacGTATCTTGTTATTAAAGGTAGTGTGGGATCAATGATTTCATTTTGGCCGCCACTTACTTAAACGAAGTTTTTGGCTGAAGTGTTTCACGTGGTATGTTTTCCATTGTAGCAAATGTTAATCGGATTTGTTtcttaatttagtttaattttattttaattatatttcatGTATTGAATCGGACTATAAGTTTTAAGGTTGTATggtctaaataatttttttaaaaaaattggatttaaaaatataaaataaaatttattcttttattatttttttttaccaaatctAAGGTCTGGATTTCATTGATGAGAATTTTAAACTTGTGAGTACCAGATTTTGATTTGCTAACTATATTGTGTCTATTAATAACATTGAAAGGctgataaaaattttaattagtattaaggagttaaattttaattgcTGATATACGAATCTGATTTGTTAATGTGGTGAAAAGATGATTAGTTGAGAGAGTTGTATACTTGTATTGATCTATAATGTATCTATTGTGAACGGTTACATTGTTTTTTGTTATACACCCTgaatcaataaaaatttttaattttaaccttaaagcaagaaaaattCAGCCACTACTCTTTTATTATAGGAGGAGGAATAATATTGAGGACAGAATGGGAAGAAGTGACAATGAAAATAATTTCGTAACTAACTACCTGCATGTTACAGAGGGTGAGGGTCATGCGCAAGAGGCAGGGGTGATCTCACATGATTTGGAAAGAAAGTAGGAATGGAATATAAGGAATAGTAGAGTAGAGGGAAGGATAGGAAAATAGAGAGAGTTGAAAATAGGCTTAGGGAGAGACTGACTCACTATTTCAGCCATTGTATTTCTTTTCATCACTTGCTATTTCTGTCAATCATATAGTACTGAGAGAAGATCATTATAATCTACTCTACTTTtcatgtatattttatttttttgaattgtcATTGCAGATACCGGTTGTTACAACTGGTATCAGAGTAACGATTTGTGAGTATGTTGTGTATGGTCTCCACGCGCGCTGCAATGATGGAATCGAGAATGGATCGGTTAGAATTTCTAATCATGCCATTTGGACTTACTAACACTCTTTGATGATATTTTTGTGTACAGTCCAGATTGGACTAAACATTGTGTGCACTTGTCTATTGTATTTGAGTTATTGTGGGAGCATAAGTTGCATTTGAACAGAAAAAAATGCCACTTTGCTAAAGAGAAAGTGGAGTATTTGGGTCACATTATTTCAGCCAAGGAAGTGGAGGCAGACCCCTGAAGGTGAGAGACATGATAGATTGGCCCCTGCCTAAGGACCTTTAAGAGTTTGAGAGGTTTCTTGGCTTAACTGGTTATTACAGAGGGTTTCTTGGCTTAACGATTTGCGAGTTTGTTGTATATGGTCTCTACGCGCGCTACCATGATGGAATCAAGAATGGATCGGTTAGAATATCGTATGGATGCGGTATAGGAGGAACAGACCAGAAATAcagaattaattttaaagatattGGAAGATCCGGCACGCCAAATAAGGAAGAAGGGAGAGGCGAACGCCGGAGGGGAGCAACCATACGATAATATGAATGGAGGAGACCAGGAGGAAGCCTCGGCGGAGAGGAGAGACGAGAATCTGCTACCTCCACGAGTGGAGGTGTACTGCAAGCTAGAACTCCCAAGCTTTGAAAGTGAAGATGTGTGTGGTTAGTTGGTAAAGATGAAAAGGTATTTTCGGATGGCTTAAATTGTGCTAGGAGAAAAGCTTGATTATGTGATGCTTGCGTTTAGTGGTGAGGCTCTCACATGGCATTGAGTGGTGGGACCCTTCCTGAGATGGTTGCGGTTGAAGCAGGATCTTCTGAAGAGATTTCAACCAGAGATAGTAGCGAACCCCATGGCACCCGTGCTGGAAGTGAAGCAGACGACGACAGTGAGCCAGTACTGGCACGACTTTGAATTGGCAGCTCAAACTTAGAGGAATCTAGGTCACGATACTCTGATGTGCATCTTTATGA is a window from the Arachis stenosperma cultivar V10309 chromosome 3, arast.V10309.gnm1.PFL2, whole genome shotgun sequence genome containing:
- the LOC130967156 gene encoding pectinesterase-like, translated to MAKHYYYNNTVPPATFCDTTEDPAYCKTLLANQYGNGYDYGRICVQKSVSQSHSFLNLMDSYLQDGSSYDQNTIRALQDCRFLAELNLDFLYNTQETVNKSSNVLQSSHAEDIVTQLSATLTNQQTCLDGLQTTASDERVKSSLSSMLSNDTKLHSMSLCLFRRGWAPEKKIKHSWKQNGRLPYKMPKRVRDMYDSGRGRHGNHGRHHHLRKLLQTESVNVRDMVVVSKDGSGNFTTINAAIAAAPNNTASSDGYFLVFIKKGVYEEYVSIAKNKKHLMLVGDGINQTIITGERNVVDGSTTFNSATFAVVGQGFVAVNITFRNTAGPSKHQAVALRSGADLSAFYMCSFEGYQDTLYAHSMRQFYSDCHIYGTVDFIFGNAAVVFQNCNIFPRLPMIGQFNSITAQGRTDPNQNTGISIHNATIRAADDLAPRVGVVKTYLGRPWKQYSRTVFMESFMDGFVDPAGWHDWSGSFALNTLYYAEHKNAGSGSSTASRVSWPGYHVIGAMDAANFTVSNFLQGDSWLPQTGVPFLNGLI